A section of the Pedobacter sp. HDW13 genome encodes:
- a CDS encoding OmpA family protein, whose amino-acid sequence MKKILLFLLVAFGSYANAQFVVNYKKVADTYFENKDYYAASTFYKRALKITGDSTYAILPYGKERKTASDNKAIEDYEGSVYNLAESSRLYREFNEAEKYYAVAITFSNTRYRKALFYYAESLRANKKFNLAIDAFQQYIQRNGNDPLAKEAQKEIESCKFAIEEMRFPRMVQVKKLPANVNGLGSNYAPVKLNNEFYFTSSRPVAVAGKRDLVKTDAGDVQVSTKSNPFINNIYTAKGELSASDIAVKMVDINFPKNIEIAAPAFSPNGSVAYFTAWKDKEKYGIYSAKKTGDKWSDPQPVGLQVNSKDFNSSQPFVTSDGKFLLFSSDRSGGYGKFDLWYCAIREDGSLGQAVNFGPNINTEDDERAPYYNTLTKKLLFSTDGRTGFGGLDFFESEGDLVTWSTPKNLGYPFNSSKDDLYFTATDDRGTRGYISSDRESSCCLELFEVKKEYLSISGILTDCKTKAPLADAAVTLTNAEGPQKFTTGADGVYRFKVDSKRPIKLLFAKDNYFAITRNYPYEELAKADTLIYKDYCLSPFKLGIPMALDNVYYEFNSAELTEPSKKVLDFLIPIMEDNPEMEIELGSHTDNIGTDEYNLDLSNRRAKSCVDYLESKGIAASRMTSKGYGESMPIAPNEIVVKRKKKDNPEGRAKNRRTEFKVTKK is encoded by the coding sequence ATGAAAAAAATATTACTCTTTTTGCTAGTGGCATTTGGCAGTTATGCAAACGCACAGTTTGTAGTAAATTATAAAAAGGTTGCCGATACTTATTTTGAAAATAAGGATTACTATGCGGCATCTACTTTTTATAAACGAGCATTAAAAATTACCGGAGATAGCACTTATGCTATTTTACCCTATGGTAAAGAAAGAAAAACAGCTTCTGATAATAAAGCGATAGAAGATTATGAAGGATCGGTTTATAACCTGGCAGAATCGAGCCGTTTATACCGTGAATTTAACGAAGCCGAAAAATACTATGCAGTTGCCATAACTTTTAGCAATACCCGCTACCGTAAAGCTCTTTTTTATTATGCAGAAAGCTTACGCGCAAATAAAAAGTTCAATCTGGCTATCGACGCTTTTCAGCAATATATCCAAAGAAACGGAAATGATCCGCTGGCTAAAGAGGCACAAAAAGAAATCGAATCCTGTAAATTCGCCATCGAGGAAATGCGTTTTCCACGCATGGTGCAGGTAAAAAAACTTCCTGCTAACGTAAACGGTTTAGGCTCTAACTATGCCCCGGTTAAACTGAATAACGAATTTTATTTTACTTCTTCACGCCCTGTTGCAGTAGCCGGGAAACGCGATTTGGTTAAAACCGATGCAGGCGATGTGCAGGTTTCCACTAAAAGCAACCCTTTCATCAATAACATTTATACCGCTAAAGGTGAATTAAGTGCCAGCGATATTGCTGTTAAAATGGTAGATATCAATTTCCCAAAGAATATTGAAATAGCTGCACCGGCTTTTTCGCCCAATGGCAGTGTGGCTTATTTTACAGCCTGGAAGGACAAAGAAAAATATGGTATTTACAGTGCTAAGAAAACAGGCGATAAGTGGTCAGACCCACAACCAGTTGGTTTGCAGGTAAACAGTAAAGATTTTAATTCTTCGCAACCTTTTGTAACCAGCGACGGTAAATTCCTGCTTTTCTCATCAGATAGGAGCGGTGGTTACGGGAAATTCGATTTATGGTACTGCGCTATCCGCGAAGACGGATCTTTAGGTCAGGCCGTAAACTTTGGTCCGAACATTAATACTGAAGATGATGAGCGTGCGCCTTACTATAATACTTTAACCAAAAAATTATTGTTCAGTACAGATGGCAGAACCGGTTTCGGAGGTCTTGACTTTTTCGAGTCGGAAGGCGATCTGGTTACCTGGTCTACTCCAAAAAACCTGGGCTATCCTTTCAACTCATCAAAAGATGATCTTTATTTTACTGCAACTGATGACAGAGGAACAAGAGGTTATATCAGTTCTGATCGCGAATCATCATGCTGTTTAGAACTTTTTGAGGTGAAAAAAGAGTACCTCTCTATTTCAGGTATTTTAACCGATTGTAAAACCAAAGCACCTTTAGCCGATGCTGCTGTAACCCTCACCAATGCAGAGGGACCGCAAAAGTTTACTACCGGCGCAGATGGTGTTTACAGGTTTAAAGTAGATTCGAAAAGACCAATTAAATTGCTTTTTGCTAAAGACAACTATTTTGCCATTACCCGCAATTACCCATACGAAGAACTTGCCAAAGCAGATACCTTGATTTATAAAGATTATTGCCTTAGTCCTTTTAAACTGGGTATCCCGATGGCTTTGGATAATGTGTATTACGAATTTAACAGCGCTGAGTTAACCGAGCCTTCTAAAAAGGTATTGGATTTCTTAATCCCGATTATGGAAGATAACCCGGAAATGGAAATTGAATTAGGTTCTCATACTGATAATATTGGAACCGACGAATATAATCTCGATCTATCAAACAGAAGAGCTAAATCATGTGTTGATTATCTGGAGAGTAAAGGTATTGCTGCTTCGAGGATGACTTCTAAAGGTTATGGCGAGTCGATGCCGATAGCTCCAAACGAGATTGTGGTTAAACGCAAGAAAAAGGATAATCCTGAAGGCAGGGCCAAAAACAGAAGAACAGAATTTAAAGTAACCAAAAAATAA
- a CDS encoding PorP/SprF family type IX secretion system membrane protein yields MKILSALKIYVAMFGLLLCTAKSFAQTDPHFSQYYAYPLWLNPALTGVIDGDYRGSVNFKQQWSALNSSFLTGGASFDMAPKKNFAFGATVLNQRAGELDFNYLTALVSGSYRLRFGAEGLQMISFGLQAGIINRSFDFSQARFGNQFNPISGYDGGMMSGETLSSQSSLVPDVNAGVMFFDGNPNKSVNVFLGASAAHLTRPMDRFSGSNSRMPVRVTAHGGARIRASQLLDIVPNALVMYQGNTNEVSLGAYAQLNVNPSANILFGGNYRAKDAAIAFVGLQLKNMVFGLSYDVNTSSFNRASNSNGGLELSISLIGRNGIIGPNFFCPRL; encoded by the coding sequence ATGAAAATACTATCGGCTTTAAAAATATATGTTGCCATGTTCGGATTACTGCTGTGTACAGCAAAATCCTTTGCGCAAACCGACCCACATTTTTCTCAATATTATGCTTACCCGTTATGGCTGAACCCAGCTTTAACGGGGGTAATTGATGGCGATTACCGTGGTTCGGTAAACTTTAAACAGCAATGGAGTGCGCTAAACAGCTCTTTCTTAACTGGTGGTGCCTCATTCGATATGGCGCCTAAAAAGAACTTCGCATTTGGCGCTACAGTATTAAATCAAAGAGCAGGGGAGCTGGATTTTAACTACCTAACCGCCCTTGTTTCAGGATCGTACCGCTTACGCTTTGGCGCAGAAGGCTTGCAGATGATCAGTTTTGGTTTACAAGCCGGGATTATCAACCGCAGTTTCGACTTCTCGCAAGCCAGGTTTGGTAACCAATTTAACCCGATTTCGGGCTACGACGGTGGCATGATGAGCGGTGAAACTTTATCATCACAATCTTCATTGGTGCCTGATGTTAATGCTGGTGTAATGTTTTTCGATGGTAACCCCAATAAAAGTGTAAACGTTTTCCTGGGGGCAAGTGCTGCACACTTAACGCGCCCAATGGATCGCTTTTCGGGCAGTAATTCAAGAATGCCGGTTCGCGTTACCGCTCATGGTGGTGCAAGAATCCGTGCATCGCAATTGTTAGATATTGTACCGAATGCTTTGGTTATGTACCAGGGAAATACAAACGAGGTTTCGCTAGGTGCCTATGCACAGCTAAACGTTAACCCATCAGCAAATATTTTGTTTGGGGGTAATTACAGGGCTAAAGATGCTGCAATTGCTTTTGTTGGCTTACAGCTAAAAAACATGGTTTTCGGATTGAGCTATGATGTAAATACCTCGAGCTTTAACCGTGCATCAAATAGCAATGGTGGTTTAGAATTGTCTATTTCTTTAATCGGCCGCAACGGAATCATTGGTCCAAACTTCTTTTGCCCACGTTTATAA